A DNA window from Candidatus Nanopelagicales bacterium contains the following coding sequences:
- a CDS encoding DUF6104 family protein, whose protein sequence is MYDSDRGIEELLTRREGEEVSIEWLAAQMRAFVDSHPTWEDGIGRFAVFLARDDDE, encoded by the coding sequence ATGTACGACTCGGACCGCGGCATCGAGGAACTACTCACCCGCCGCGAAGGTGAAGAGGTGAGCATCGAATGGTTGGCGGCCCAGATGCGCGCGTTCGTCGACTCGCACCCGACCTGGGAGGACGGGATCGGTCGCTTCGCTGTGTTCCTGGCACGCGACGATGACGAGTGA
- a CDS encoding RNA polymerase sigma factor SigF, translating into MTVTRGRSRRWTERDREREHVILAELANMPDTDPRHKPLRDELVTMNLPLVEHLARRFRDRGEAHDDLVQVGTVGLIKAVDRFDSGRGVEFSTYATPTIVGEIKRHFRDRGWAVRVPRRLQELRISLSRASQELSQTSGRSPTVAELAAYLEISEDEVLEGLESAQAYATASLDAGTSSGDDGDSLSLGDTLGSEDDALAGVDNRESLKPLLAELGERERRILMLRFFKNQTQSQIAAEMGISQMHVSRILARTLAQLRSGMLDEY; encoded by the coding sequence GTGACCGTGACGCGGGGCCGCTCTCGCCGCTGGACCGAACGCGACCGTGAGCGCGAGCACGTGATCCTCGCCGAGCTCGCGAACATGCCGGATACGGACCCACGCCACAAGCCGCTGCGCGATGAGCTGGTCACGATGAACCTGCCGCTGGTGGAGCACCTCGCGCGGCGATTCCGGGATCGAGGCGAGGCGCACGACGACCTCGTCCAGGTGGGAACCGTCGGCTTGATCAAGGCGGTCGACCGGTTCGACTCCGGACGCGGCGTCGAATTCTCGACGTACGCGACGCCGACCATCGTCGGCGAGATCAAGCGACATTTCCGCGACCGCGGCTGGGCGGTGCGGGTGCCCCGACGCCTGCAGGAACTGCGCATCTCCTTGTCGCGAGCCTCACAGGAGTTGTCCCAGACGTCAGGACGATCGCCCACAGTCGCCGAGTTGGCCGCCTACCTGGAGATCTCGGAGGACGAGGTGCTCGAGGGGCTTGAGTCCGCCCAGGCCTACGCGACGGCGTCTCTCGACGCCGGGACGAGCAGCGGAGACGATGGCGATTCGCTCAGCCTGGGTGACACGTTGGGCAGCGAAGACGACGCCTTGGCGGGGGTGGACAACCGCGAGTCCCTCAAGCCGCTGTTGGCCGAACTGGGCGAACGCGAGCGTCGCATCCTGATGCTGCGCTTTTTCAAGAATCAGACCCAGTCCCAGATCGCAGCCGAGATGGGGATCTCTCAGATGCACGTGTCGCGCATTCTGGCCCGCACCCTGGCCCAACTGCGCAGCGGCATGCTCGACGAGTACTGA
- a CDS encoding histidine kinase N-terminal domain-containing protein: MASWESVVRTRTELSAAEREYLSALIREWSLLADLSFSDLVLFVRTWDAAGWYVAAHVRPSTAPTAMTEDLMAAFLPRSQALTLERALQSAEPARGGGDRAVRLGSAKVPEPIEAIPVPFDGQVVAVIARYSQIDQRRLGELERQYLSASDVLLGMIARGEFPLPTGGLLGGDAPRVGDGLLRLDADGCIRYASPNARTCLRQFGIGDLPADSHLADELVLSARRHEPVDQLQLRIAAGEVAGEAEFSSPTAILTLRSLPLRDSRGPAGAVVLVRDVSDVRRRERALLSKDATIREIHHRVKNNLQTVGSLLRLQARRLPDGAPRSALLDAVARVSTIALVHDSLSRSPGEQVDFDEISRRVLAMARDAAAAQDRQPRVSVAGSFGVLPSTVATPLAMVFAEILLNAMEHSGADHVLVRAERESAELVLEVADDGRGFDPETAAGLGLQIVRTLVTDQLGGTLEITSGPGRGEEGRREERRGEEGRPEVAKMATEVTISCPL; encoded by the coding sequence ATGGCGTCATGGGAGAGCGTGGTCCGCACTCGGACGGAACTGTCCGCGGCCGAACGTGAGTACCTGTCGGCCCTGATCCGAGAGTGGTCACTCCTCGCCGACCTGAGCTTCTCGGATTTGGTTCTGTTCGTGCGCACCTGGGACGCGGCCGGCTGGTACGTCGCCGCGCATGTTCGCCCATCGACTGCCCCCACCGCCATGACCGAGGACCTGATGGCCGCCTTCCTGCCGCGCTCCCAGGCTCTCACCCTCGAGCGGGCGCTGCAGTCGGCAGAACCCGCCCGCGGTGGTGGTGACCGTGCGGTTCGGTTGGGCAGCGCCAAAGTGCCCGAGCCGATCGAAGCCATACCGGTGCCCTTCGACGGCCAAGTCGTGGCCGTCATCGCCCGGTACAGCCAGATCGATCAACGTCGGCTCGGCGAACTCGAACGTCAGTATCTGAGTGCCAGCGATGTTCTCCTCGGCATGATCGCGCGAGGTGAGTTCCCGCTACCGACCGGTGGTCTGCTGGGTGGTGACGCACCACGCGTGGGCGACGGGCTCTTGCGCTTGGATGCCGACGGGTGCATCAGATACGCGTCTCCCAACGCTCGTACCTGTCTGCGCCAGTTCGGGATCGGTGACCTGCCCGCCGACTCCCACCTCGCCGACGAATTGGTGCTGTCAGCGCGTCGGCATGAACCCGTCGACCAACTGCAACTGCGGATCGCCGCCGGCGAGGTCGCCGGCGAAGCCGAGTTCTCGTCGCCCACCGCGATTCTGACTCTGCGATCGCTGCCCTTGCGCGACAGTCGGGGACCGGCCGGGGCCGTCGTGCTCGTCCGAGACGTCTCCGACGTCCGCCGTCGGGAGCGGGCGCTGTTGTCCAAGGACGCCACGATCCGGGAGATCCACCACCGGGTGAAGAACAACCTGCAGACCGTGGGGTCGCTCCTGCGGCTGCAGGCACGCCGACTTCCCGACGGAGCGCCGCGCTCCGCGCTGCTGGACGCTGTCGCCCGCGTCAGCACGATTGCATTGGTCCATGACTCCCTGTCGCGCAGCCCGGGTGAACAGGTCGACTTCGATGAGATCTCGCGGCGAGTGCTGGCTATGGCCCGCGATGCGGCGGCCGCCCAGGACCGGCAGCCACGCGTGAGCGTCGCCGGGTCATTCGGGGTTCTGCCGTCGACGGTCGCCACCCCTCTGGCCATGGTCTTCGCGGAGATCCTGCTCAACGCGATGGAGCACAGCGGTGCCGACCATGTGCTGGTGCGGGCCGAACGAGAGAGTGCCGAACTGGTGTTGGAAGTCGCTGATGACGGTCGAGGATTCGATCCGGAGACCGCGGCGGGTCTGGGCTTGCAGATCGTCCGGACCCTCGTGACAGATCAGTTGGGCGGGACCTTGGAGATCACGAGTGGGCCTGGTCGCGGGGAGGAGGGCCGCAGGGAGGAGCGTCGCGGGGAGGAGGGTCGTCCAGAGGTAGCCAAGATGGCCACCGAAGTGACCATCTCATGTCCGCTCTGA
- a CDS encoding NADP-dependent malic enzyme, giving the protein MDFSNDPAFPLHHGGKIEVRPTVRIRDNEGLSLAYTPGVARVSQAIANEPALVHDYTWKSNSVLVVTDGTAVLGLGDIGPAASLPVMEGKALLFKEFAGVDAVPIALTCTDVDEVVETIVRISPAFGGVNLEDIAAPRCFAIETLLQDRLDIPVFHDDQHGTAIVVTAALMNAAHITGRTLADLRVVVSGAGAAGVAVTNMLLDSGIGDIAVADSKGLVTMSRDDLTPVKRALAERTNRSGLSGALSDAMAGADVFIGVSAGKVPESVVATMAPDAVIFGLANPDPEVDPLMAEKYAAVVATGRSDYPNQINNVLAFPGVFRGALDVRATRITPRMKVAAAEAIAGVVGHQLSPTMIVPSPFNPRVAVEVAGRVAAAARADGVAQI; this is encoded by the coding sequence ATGGATTTCAGCAACGATCCCGCGTTCCCTTTGCACCACGGTGGCAAGATCGAAGTTCGGCCCACCGTCCGGATCAGGGACAACGAGGGCCTGTCGTTGGCCTACACCCCCGGTGTAGCGCGCGTTTCCCAAGCGATCGCGAACGAGCCCGCGCTGGTCCATGACTACACCTGGAAATCGAACTCCGTCCTGGTCGTCACCGACGGCACCGCGGTCCTTGGACTGGGGGATATCGGTCCGGCCGCCTCCCTGCCGGTCATGGAGGGCAAGGCGCTGCTCTTCAAGGAGTTTGCCGGTGTCGATGCTGTGCCGATCGCTCTGACCTGCACCGACGTGGACGAAGTTGTCGAGACCATCGTGCGCATCTCGCCGGCGTTCGGCGGAGTGAACCTCGAAGACATCGCGGCGCCTCGATGCTTCGCCATCGAGACGCTGCTCCAGGACCGTCTCGACATCCCCGTGTTCCACGACGACCAGCACGGCACAGCGATCGTGGTCACCGCCGCCCTCATGAACGCGGCCCACATCACGGGACGGACCCTCGCCGACCTTCGTGTCGTCGTCTCCGGCGCCGGTGCCGCCGGGGTCGCCGTCACCAACATGCTGCTCGACAGCGGGATCGGCGACATCGCGGTCGCGGACTCCAAGGGACTCGTGACGATGTCCCGCGACGACCTGACGCCCGTCAAACGGGCTCTGGCCGAGCGGACCAACCGCTCGGGCCTGTCCGGGGCCCTGTCGGATGCCATGGCCGGCGCCGATGTCTTCATCGGCGTCAGCGCCGGCAAGGTGCCGGAGTCTGTGGTGGCCACGATGGCTCCCGACGCCGTCATCTTCGGCCTCGCCAATCCGGACCCAGAGGTCGATCCGTTGATGGCCGAGAAGTACGCGGCCGTCGTGGCGACAGGGCGCAGCGACTACCCCAACCAGATCAACAACGTGCTCGCATTCCCGGGTGTCTTCCGTGGGGCCCTGGATGTCCGCGCAACGCGCATCACCCCGCGCATGAAGGTCGCGGCGGCTGAGGCGATCGCCGGCGTCGTCGGGCATCAACTGTCGCCCACCATGATCGTGCCCAGTCCGTTCAACCCCCGGGTCGCCGTCGAGGTCGCCGGTCGGGTCGCCGCCGCCGCTCGAGCCGACGGCGTCGCCCAGATCTGA
- a CDS encoding diacylglycerol kinase family protein, with amino-acid sequence MRGLLVVNPNATTTNERVRDVIVSAFRSEVDLDVVMTTHPGHARELGEQALRDGLDVVITLGGDGTINEVVNGLLVDGPGPKVPALATVPGGSANVLARSTGLPRDAVEATGVLLGGLHGHRWRTISLGRAGDRWFTMNVGMGLDAEIIAAMERQRAAGKKASPARYFATTLREYFAGTDRKEPAITIEQPGEPDIDHVFLAIVQNSAPWTFFGELAVNPNPGANFDEDLDVFAIRDLRVLPSLRWARRLLMGSQADSTKGLFVGRDIAELTLKAQRPVAVQIDGEALGDQQELRIVSVPRALRIVV; translated from the coding sequence ATGCGCGGACTTCTTGTCGTCAACCCGAACGCGACTACGACCAACGAGCGTGTCCGCGATGTCATCGTGTCGGCATTCCGCAGCGAGGTCGATCTCGACGTCGTCATGACCACGCACCCCGGCCATGCCCGGGAGTTGGGGGAGCAGGCATTGCGGGATGGACTCGATGTCGTCATCACCCTCGGGGGGGACGGCACGATCAACGAGGTCGTCAACGGCTTGCTGGTCGATGGACCCGGCCCCAAGGTCCCGGCTCTCGCCACAGTGCCGGGCGGATCGGCGAACGTCTTGGCTCGGTCCACCGGCCTGCCGCGAGACGCCGTGGAGGCGACCGGCGTGTTGTTGGGAGGGCTGCACGGCCACCGCTGGCGCACGATCAGCCTCGGACGGGCGGGCGACCGGTGGTTCACCATGAACGTCGGCATGGGCTTGGACGCCGAGATAATTGCCGCCATGGAGCGGCAACGAGCGGCGGGGAAGAAGGCGTCACCGGCCAGGTACTTCGCCACCACGTTGCGCGAGTACTTCGCCGGGACCGACCGCAAGGAGCCGGCCATCACGATCGAACAGCCCGGCGAGCCGGACATCGATCACGTGTTCCTGGCCATCGTCCAGAACTCCGCGCCCTGGACCTTCTTCGGGGAGCTTGCCGTCAATCCCAACCCGGGAGCCAACTTCGATGAGGATTTGGATGTCTTCGCGATCCGGGATCTGCGGGTGCTGCCGTCACTGCGTTGGGCGCGGCGTCTGCTCATGGGCAGCCAGGCCGACTCGACCAAGGGACTCTTCGTGGGACGCGACATCGCTGAACTGACGTTGAAGGCCCAGCGGCCGGTCGCCGTCCAGATCGATGGTGAGGCGTTGGGAGACCAGCAGGAGTTGCGCATCGTGAGCGTTCCACGTGCGCTGCGAATTGTGGTGTGA
- a CDS encoding WhiB family transcriptional regulator — MDWRHSAACRDEEPELFFPIGNTGPALQQIDDAKRVCNTCDVAEPCLNWAIETGQDAGVWGGLSEDERRSLKRRRARERARTA, encoded by the coding sequence ATGGACTGGCGCCACTCCGCCGCCTGCCGTGATGAAGAGCCCGAGCTGTTCTTCCCCATCGGGAACACAGGTCCTGCCCTGCAACAGATCGATGACGCGAAGCGCGTCTGCAACACCTGCGATGTCGCAGAGCCCTGCCTCAACTGGGCGATCGAGACCGGCCAGGATGCCGGCGTGTGGGGCGGTCTGAGCGAAGACGAGCGCCGCTCCCTGAAGCGCCGTCGGGCCCGCGAGCGCGCCCGCACCGCCTGA
- the sodX gene encoding nickel-type superoxide dismutase maturation protease, with product MNPRDWWRDRSPFLTAVVTGDSMLPKFRAGDWVLIRRTHRVRCGQVVAVQDPREPRRLLIKRAIRRTPRGWWVLGDNPARSTDSRDFGAVASGSVVGRVLLRYYRRS from the coding sequence ATGAACCCGCGAGACTGGTGGCGCGATCGGTCGCCCTTCCTCACCGCGGTGGTCACCGGGGATTCCATGCTGCCGAAGTTCCGCGCCGGGGACTGGGTGCTCATCCGGCGAACCCACCGGGTCCGGTGTGGCCAAGTCGTGGCGGTCCAAGATCCGCGAGAGCCTCGTCGGTTGCTCATCAAGCGGGCGATCCGGCGCACTCCTCGGGGCTGGTGGGTGTTGGGCGACAATCCCGCTCGCTCGACGGACAGCCGGGACTTCGGAGCGGTCGCTTCCGGGTCAGTGGTCGGTCGGGTGTTGCTGCGGTACTACCGACGGTCGTGA
- a CDS encoding anti-sigma regulatory factor: protein MADSGHVHLRIPAASSYLALARATTAGVCAGLDFPLERLEDLSLAVDEAISLLLLDSVPGTDLECSWQPTDDGVLIAITSTSSSGRTPRTTTFSWTVLTALVSEANAAIEDGRVTLTLQANRELVSVQ from the coding sequence GTGGCGGACTCCGGTCACGTTCACCTGCGGATTCCGGCCGCCAGTTCGTACCTGGCGCTGGCCCGCGCGACGACCGCCGGTGTCTGTGCGGGACTGGATTTTCCGTTGGAACGCCTTGAGGACTTGTCGTTGGCGGTCGACGAGGCGATCTCGCTGCTGCTGCTCGACAGCGTCCCCGGCACTGATCTCGAGTGCTCCTGGCAGCCGACCGACGACGGTGTGCTGATCGCGATCACATCGACGAGTTCATCGGGTCGGACCCCACGGACGACGACGTTCTCCTGGACCGTGCTCACCGCGCTGGTTTCCGAGGCGAATGCCGCCATCGAGGACGGTCGGGTGACCCTCACCCTGCAGGCGAACCGAGAACTGGTGAGTGTCCAGTGA
- a CDS encoding transporter substrate-binding domain-containing protein has product MAEAGIRARFTAAVTVALAVVAVTTSGCASGPGPEPEGPEQGEVPAIARLVPPAIAADGVLVVGTDPSYPPMEFMDREGLAGADIDLANAVAEVLGLSVRFEKEAFTALVDGVRTDRIEMAVSALTLDKGESARADAVVYFNSADQVVASRSDPGLRPGNMCGRTVAALEGSTQVRTLSGISRQCREAGSPPIVIEALSDQDQVTRAVLTDRVSGMLTDIPVATHVVAQNPRRLRLSGRPFDRAPFGMLTPPQAPDMARAVEGAVQQLIDDGRYERILRKWNVARGGVERASIRWARPTRQP; this is encoded by the coding sequence GTGGCAGAGGCTGGCATCCGCGCCCGTTTCACGGCGGCGGTGACGGTCGCCCTGGCCGTCGTAGCAGTGACCACATCGGGATGTGCCAGCGGACCGGGCCCGGAGCCCGAGGGCCCCGAGCAAGGCGAAGTGCCGGCGATCGCGCGGCTTGTGCCACCGGCGATCGCTGCGGACGGCGTTCTGGTGGTCGGCACCGATCCGTCGTATCCGCCGATGGAGTTCATGGATCGTGAAGGCCTCGCCGGGGCCGACATCGACCTGGCGAATGCGGTCGCGGAGGTACTCGGGCTCAGCGTGAGATTCGAGAAGGAGGCCTTCACCGCACTGGTCGACGGGGTCCGCACCGATCGGATCGAGATGGCGGTGTCGGCGTTGACGCTGGATAAGGGGGAGTCCGCCCGGGCCGACGCGGTTGTGTATTTCAACTCCGCCGATCAGGTGGTGGCCAGCCGCTCCGATCCAGGTTTGCGCCCCGGAAACATGTGTGGCCGGACGGTGGCGGCACTTGAAGGCTCCACGCAGGTTCGCACGCTGAGCGGGATCAGCCGTCAGTGTCGGGAAGCAGGTTCACCGCCCATCGTCATCGAGGCCCTGTCCGACCAGGACCAGGTGACGCGCGCCGTGCTCACCGATCGGGTGTCGGGGATGCTCACCGATATCCCCGTCGCTACTCACGTCGTGGCCCAGAATCCGCGCCGACTGCGCCTGTCGGGACGCCCCTTCGACCGGGCACCGTTCGGAATGCTCACCCCACCCCAGGCTCCCGACATGGCACGCGCTGTCGAGGGAGCCGTGCAGCAGCTCATCGATGACGGTCGCTACGAGCGCATCCTGCGCAAGTGGAACGTCGCCCGGGGCGGGGTCGAACGGGCCTCTATCCGCTGGGCGAGGCCGACACGACAGCCCTGA
- the sodN gene encoding superoxide dismutase, Ni, giving the protein MLSRIIRHLTPTTVVHAHCDLPCGVYDPAQARIEAQSVKAIIEKHNASDDPEFRTRAITIKEERSNLVKEHLWVLWTDYFKPPHFEKYPNLNSLFNEATKLAGAGGTKGSTDVAVADELLAKIDEIADIFWETKKA; this is encoded by the coding sequence GTGCTCTCACGGATCATCCGCCATCTCACGCCCACCACCGTCGTCCACGCTCACTGCGACCTGCCCTGCGGTGTGTACGACCCGGCCCAGGCCCGGATCGAGGCCCAGTCGGTCAAGGCCATCATCGAGAAGCACAACGCCTCCGACGATCCCGAGTTCCGCACCCGCGCGATCACCATCAAGGAGGAACGCTCGAACCTCGTGAAGGAGCACCTGTGGGTGCTATGGACGGATTACTTCAAGCCCCCTCACTTCGAGAAGTACCCCAACTTGAACTCGCTGTTCAACGAGGCGACGAAGTTGGCCGGCGCCGGAGGGACCAAGGGCTCGACCGATGTCGCGGTCGCTGACGAACTCCTGGCCAAGATCGACGAGATCGCCGACATCTTCTGGGAAACGAAGAAAGCCTGA
- a CDS encoding zinc-binding dehydrogenase: protein MFAVYAESFDDQDPLRGLVVGEQPRPEPRPGWSVIRVQAASVNHHDVWTLRGVGITEDRLPMILGCDAAGLDADGDPVLLYSVIADPTYADESMDPGRSLLSEVYPGTFADYVSVPDRNVIPLPAGFSMAEAACLPTAWLTAYRMLATRSGLEPGDTVLVQGAGGGVATACIVLGRLMGLRVWVTSRDQGKRAGALELGAHEAFESGARLPYRVDAVMETVGAATWDHSLKSLRPGGRIVVSGATSGPNPPADLSRVFFKQLEVVGSTMGTRDELRRLVSLLEVTGARPLIEREMPMTQAPEALRAVAEGHVFGKIVLTR from the coding sequence ATGTTTGCCGTCTACGCCGAATCGTTCGACGACCAGGACCCCTTGCGCGGACTCGTGGTGGGCGAGCAACCGCGACCCGAACCACGCCCCGGCTGGAGCGTCATCCGGGTCCAGGCCGCCAGCGTCAACCACCACGACGTCTGGACCCTGCGAGGTGTGGGGATCACCGAGGACCGGTTGCCGATGATCCTCGGCTGCGATGCCGCCGGACTCGACGCAGACGGTGACCCAGTACTGCTGTACTCCGTCATCGCCGACCCTACCTACGCGGACGAGAGTATGGATCCTGGCCGCAGCCTGCTCTCCGAGGTGTATCCGGGCACCTTCGCGGACTACGTGTCCGTTCCGGACCGCAACGTGATCCCACTGCCAGCGGGCTTCAGCATGGCCGAGGCGGCCTGCTTACCCACTGCGTGGCTGACCGCCTATCGCATGCTCGCCACCCGGTCGGGGCTGGAGCCCGGCGACACAGTCTTGGTACAAGGCGCCGGGGGCGGTGTGGCCACTGCGTGCATCGTCCTCGGTCGTCTGATGGGTCTGAGGGTGTGGGTCACCTCCCGCGATCAGGGCAAGCGCGCGGGTGCGCTGGAACTCGGTGCGCATGAGGCCTTCGAATCCGGCGCCCGACTGCCCTATCGTGTCGACGCCGTCATGGAGACGGTCGGCGCCGCCACGTGGGATCACTCCCTGAAGTCGTTACGCCCGGGTGGGCGCATCGTGGTGTCGGGTGCCACCTCCGGACCGAATCCTCCGGCTGACCTTTCCCGGGTCTTCTTCAAGCAGTTGGAGGTCGTCGGCTCGACCATGGGAACCCGAGACGAACTCCGGCGACTCGTATCCCTGCTGGAAGTGACCGGTGCCCGACCCCTCATCGAACGAGAAATGCCGATGACCCAGGCCCCCGAAGCGTTGCGAGCCGTCGCCGAAGGCCATGTCTTCGGCAAGATCGTGTTGACCCGCTGA